ttaattatttcctaagctccaactccaagctttaattaaaagctaattatgcccaactttaatccatcatttctcactcaccggaaatcggatttgagaatgtgaatatactacatttatctacgtaaaatgtagatcgacgctatatcatttaatttcacaaaattaaatgtctcgtcacttttattatttggttaaaatccattgaccgggcatatttaatccatgatttttacagtTCTATAGCTTAGAAATTTTGTACTCTCACtacaattatttatttgttgatgGATGACATAGTAGCTCTACTTCATATGCAACCATTACATATTGTCTATTTTCTTAAGAAGACATAATCGGTTGAGCAGATATTACTCTTTGCAAGATAGAATACCAAGTCAAGAGGTACTAATAATAGACTTGCACATATTTATGCAATTATAGAATAGAATTACAAAGGATAAGGAAAAATATCGACGAATATAGAAAGATACGAAAAAATATCAATTCACCACCACCAATACACCATAATCTCGGCTTATTAGCTCATTTGGTTAGAGCGTCGTGCTAATAACGCAAAAGTTGCATGGGCCatgtattcaatttttaatttttgtatttgtaaataattgaaaatataaaaaaatgtccACGTCAGGCAGAGGTTGAGTTGGACCAATGAAAGAAGCTGTTATCCTATCTCTTTATCTTTGAAACATCAGAGAACCAtacaaaatcaaatttatttcagGGAGTGGCAGTGGCAGTGGCACTTCCTCTCCTCTCTAATCACCACAAAAATCATGGCAACGTCATCTTTACAGGCGGCCGCCACCTTGATGCAACCCGGCAAGGTTGGGCGTAGCAGCCTCCAGCTCCGCCCAGCCCAAGGCGTCAGCAAGGCCTTCGGCATCGAACCCTCTGCCGCCAGATTGACTTGCTCTCTTCAAGACTTTGCTCACAAATGCACCGACGCTGCAAAGATTGCTAGTTTTGCCCTCGCTTCCTCTGCCCTCCTCGTCTCGGTATTTCATTTTCCTCCATCTTAATTATCCATATATTCAATGTTTTATGTTGTGCGTTCTCAAACTGTTTGGctcttactaaaaatattttgaactatTGAAAATATCAATTAAAATCACTAATTAGTGTAATTTATTAAATAGATCTCGATGTTGATTGGATCCAGAATATGAAACTTATGAAAATGGCTAGGCCAGAATATGAATATTGCCTATGGTCGAGATAGTAAGTTCATACATAATTATAAATGTAGATTTAACTTAATTAGACAGTAGGTATTTATGAACATTATCAGAATTCAGAAATATAGAAGTAATAGTATCCCATTGGTTCCAACACCATTGTTGTTGGTAGGGAGCAAGCGCGGAAGGCGTGCCGAAGAGGCTAACCTTCGATGAGATCCAAAGCAAGACCTACCTTGAAGTGAAAGGCACAGGCACGGCCAACCAGTGCCCCACCATCGACGGCGGCGTTGACGCCTTCGCCTTCAAGCCAGGCAAGTACAACGCCAAGAAGTTCTGCCTGGAGCCCACCTCCTTCACCGTCAAGGCGGAGGGCGTGAGCAAGAACTCCCCCGCAGAGTTCCAAAAGACCAAGCTGATGACCCGCCTGACCTACACACTGGACGAGATCGAGGGCCCCTTGGAGGTCTCCCAAGACGGCACCCTCAAGTTCGAGGAGAAGGACGGCATCGACTACGCCGCCGTCACCGTCCAGCTCCCCGGGGGCGAGCGTGTCCCCTTCCTCTTCACCATCAAGAACCTTGTAGCTTCTGGAAAGCCCGAGAGCTTCAGCGGGGAGTTCCTGGTGCCATCGTACCGGGGCTCCTCTTTCCTCGACCCGAAGGGCCGCGGTGGATCCACTGGGTACGACAACGCAGTGGCCCTGCCGGCTGGAGGGCGCGGGGACGAGGAGGAGCTGGAGAAGGAGAACAACAAGAATGTGGCGTCGCTGACGGGGAATATTACGTTGAGCGTGACCAAGAGCAAGCCGGAGACGGGGGAGGTGATCGGAGTGTTTGAGAGCATTCAGCCCTCGGATACGGATTTGGGATCCAAGGCGCCCAAAGATGTGAAGATCCAGGGCGTCTGGTATGCGCAGCTTGAGTAATATTTGTTTGTAACTGAGAAGGGATAACTGAACTCCTTGGTTTGAAGATGGTGTATATTAACATTCTGATTTTCAATTATATGTACAAGTTTTTGATATTTTGAGGCCCTATGTATTTTGCAAACTCTTGCATAGAGCATTTTGTTAATAAGTAtcgtacttcctccgtccccaaagaatatgcactttaggttcgacatgagttttaatacaaaaatggtaaagtaagagagatagagagaaaaggtAATTAAAGTATGGTTAgcggagaatgagtctcacttcattagagagaaaaaagtttccaaaattagaaagttcatattcttgtgggatggattaaaaaggaaatagagcATATTCTTCATTTGGTGAAGATAGAAAATTATAGGTCTTCAacagaaacaaataaaataggtGTATCTAGCAAACTGTAATTAAACATCTTCATTTGGTGAGAGTAGTTACAGAGATTTCAATCAGCTTCCAAACAGTCCAAAATCAAATACAAATTCTTGTACAGCAAAACTCAGCAGTAAACTTTTTACACTAAAATTCTGGATTACTTTAATTCAGGGGAAATTTGAATCCTAGATTTCACTTAGGGAGTGAATGAATTTGAtgaatattagatttaattgagatcgaattttctatattttttttccatttccatATTATAAGACAGATTACATCTATTATCCCTGAAAGTTTCCGTGGAAGGTAACTATTAAAACACAGAGGGTCTAACATAATTTCAATATCTGAAAGGAACggcattaataaataaataggtagatgctaaaatattactccattattGATTTGGATCCTCAATAGTCAATACATCTGCCAAGAACTGCCGCTACCGACAATCCATAGATCTATAGGCTAAAACATATATATCGGAATCTTAGAATTCTTAACTGGTTAGCTAACTGTATAGTATAAACCaaaattgaagaagaaaaaagataaagaaagaaaaaaacaagAAGCAAAATCTGAACATTTGTGAGAATCTGATCAGAAAAAAAGTCAAACAGGAGAAATGGTTCCCGGCGGCGAACAGTTTTGACGGCACAAGGGGCAGGAACAGACGACTGAAAGCCACCTCAAAATGCAGTCATGATGGAAAACATGGCCGCAGGGAATCCGCTTAGCCGCCCCGCCTAAGCACAGCCCCTCCGAGCAAACTGCGCAGTCGCCGCCTCCTTCCACCGTCGGCAGCTGATCAAGGAGGCGGCTCGCCGCCTTGGCCTTCGACTCGTCTTCTACTTCTTCATGGCTATCGATTGGCTCGTCCGCCATCGTCAACGCTGCATCGAGATCGAACATCTCATCAATGGGGATTTGGGATGGCAGCATGTTCatctaataaaattaaattcagtTTTGAGATGTCAGCTGTGTTTGATTTCGTGATTGTTATATAGCCAGCAAGTCAACTTTCATAATTCATCACGTTACACCCAAGTGGAGTGGGTCAACACTCAACTTGGAACGAACCTTATCTTTTTGTGATACTAtagttttttaaatatattgatcaaaagttttagttttttatgTTTCAGGACCTAGTTTTTacataatttatagtattaaatttattgCTTTGTTTAATCACTTGAATAAGATATTGACAAGGTAATACACATAAACCTAGTTGTAGTTAATTATTGACTTAGTATATACTACTAAATTACTAATATGCGTTCCATATAATGCATAGTACTCCATTCGTTTTATAGTAGTGGAGGTATTTCTTTTCGGaatggagattaagaaaaattgtgtgaaatgagttaagtaaatgaagaataaagcaggaaagaaaaaaaatagagagatgaagagagaataaagtaagagatagtaaagtaattgagaagaaatgtgttgatttttactaaaaggggaaatgactccactactgtAGAACAtaacaaaatgacaaaatgactcaactactatagaatggagggagtatatcattaCATTTTTATTCGAAACAAGTATTCTCCGTTCGTTCAATATTAATAGAGACATTATTTTTTTGCATGGAGTTTAAGaaagggataactgccttaaaagtcatgaactttgcccgaattccggtttttcccacgagccATTTTtttggcgtataaagtcacgaactttacTTTTTGTCTGGTATTTCCCAACCCGACCCGACCCTGTGCTTTCCGGCAATTTAAAATCCTATGTGGCATGCCTGAATTCCGACGTGTCAGGCATCGGAAAAAttcaaaacgacgtcgtttctgatagataaaacgacgtcgttttatacATCATCATTCAAAATTAGGTTATATCACCCAAATCAAACGCTATTCACTCCTCCTCTCTCGCTCGATTCATCCACCCCCAACCATTTTCCATTCTTGGATTCAAGTCGCGATTCATTTTCAGCCCCATTGGAAGCGAAAATCCCGTAACAAGGTAAGACCATTGCTTCATTTTAGGGTTCAATTCGCGATTCATCCTACCGATTTTTCGTTAAAGATGCGATTGATTTCGTTGGGTTTGGGGTCGATTTAGGTTTCCAATTTAGGTTTGCGATTTAGGGTTTAATTTTGAGTATGAGATTTTGTGGTGCCCGAATTGTGCAGTTGGCATCCTGCAATTTAGCGATTTCCCGTGTGCAATTGGCAATGGGTATTTAGGGTTCATGACTGTTAATATGAGTTTTGATTGTTCAAATGCAGGATGTCGAGTTCTTCCCAGCATTCGAGCAGAACGTGGCCGAGGTTTGAGGCAGTGGTCTGTGATCACGGTCTTGAAGCTGATGTGGTGACATCCAATACGAATGCCAATCCCGGACGACGCTTCTATCGTTGCCAAGTCTGGAAGGAGGACGACTGTAAATTCTTTCGTTGGATTGATCCATCATTGTCACCGAATCAAgagtattttttcaaaaaactgAAGCTTGATAGGGACAACGTGCAAAGAGCATTGAGAGATAGGGTTGCTAAGCAGGATGCACTCGACGAGAGCGTCCGTTCGAAAACCGTTGAAGTTGAAGCACTCCAAGGTGTTGTCGCACAGTTGCAGCGTCAAAACCGGAACTTGAAGGTTGTCATTTGCATGTTATGTATCGTCTTGTGGATCTTGTTGTAGCTTAGCTAACATAACTTCAGATCTTGTTGTAGCTTAGCTAACATAACTTCTATGTAATGATCTATGCATGTTGAACTCCAATGTAATACACTCCTATGTAGTGAATTTTCCTCTATGAATGCATTGAGTTTTGAGTTCAAAAGCAGCATAGTGTGAGTTATAGTACTCTGCCTCATAGTATGTTTTTGGTGCAACACCACACATGGTTCAGACATATAGGTTTGGTTGAACACAACACACGGTTTAACACATACAATAACATCCAATTCCAAAGTCTCATGCTCCCATACAAATTGATACAGTCATTGTTtggtgttcacaaaacacattgcAAAACCACAATTAAAACAAATTTGTCTTCCAAATACAGTCACTTGACACTTtcaaatacacaaaacattGTCTTCAAACATTGTTGTTATTGCTTTGCTGCGTTGGGATTGAGCCACGTCCTCCAGTGCGCCCTCCACCACGGCCTCCCCTTCTTCCACCTCTCCCCATAATTGCGGTGGTGCCACTTCCTTCAAGGGATGGTGTCTTGCGAGGCCTCCCCATCTTCGCCTATAAGTATAGCAGTTGCAATGTTAGTAGATAGTAGTAACATATGTTAGCAAAAATGTTGAAGTATAAACTGGAGTTGATTAACCTTTGGCTTCGGTTGCACTACAACTGGCTCATTCTTGCAAGTTCTGGAGTTGTGGCCTTCTTGTAAACACTTCTGGCATGTCATCACATAGATCTTCTTCATTCTGTTGGGTCTGGCAGGATCCTTCTCGAACAGATCTCTCCTTCTAACCTTCTTCGGTCTGCCGGGCATCTTCTTCACAGGAGGAGGCACAACCGGGTACCCCTTAGCCTGAGGCCAGAGCTTCTCTCCATTCAATGCTGGTAACCCATATCCATATGCCTTCATGTACTTCCTCAAGGAGTAGTATTCATGCACATAATCATCAACATTTTGcttgagaaaatgaatagcaGCGCATGCATGAATACATGGGATGCCAGTCAAATCCCATTTCCTACACCCACACATCTTTAAGGAAGGAGTCACTACAAACCTATCTTCAAAATGTCCAACTTCAAATTTCCCCCCAACCGCAGGAATTGTGGTACAGTTTCTACTTTCATATACCATAGCTTCTATTTTCTTCCTGACCTTTTTGCACACAGTTGAATCACTTCCCATAGTCTCCACTTCTACCCACTGCCTTCCCACATTTCCCCACCTACGTATTTCTCGCAAAGCCTCCCATCAGGTATAAATTTACCCCCATGGTAAATCCGCAGCAGAAAGGGTCCACTGAAAGAATCAACACAACCAAACTTGAGGATACTCCaaacaattttgaaaaaatcaacACAACCAAACAATTTTATAGTTTTATCCGGCCACATACTCCAAACAATGGTAAACACAAACTTACGGGTTCGGATTCGGCTTGTCTGGGAAGAAACACGGCCACATACTACATGGCGTCACCTCAACGTTCCTGGTCGATTGGTTCATCGTCGTCGCAGCAAACTCAATGTAGGTTTGAAAGCGGCGAAGCGTCGCAGCAAACTCAATGAAAGGTGAGTTGGGGTGGGTGGGGGGATATTAGGTTTcgatttaaaattattaattttaaattttttttgtgtttttattttttaattttattaccaTATCAGCTTCCATGTCAGCTGCCACGATCCGCCAGGTCAATTAAACGCGACACGTCAGCTCACTCGTTTGCCGGAAAACACACCATGGGAAATCGGCGACAAAAAgtaaagttcgtgactttatacgccaaaAAAATggctcgtgggaaaaaccgaaattcggtcaaagttcatgacttttaaggcagttatccctttAAGAAAAGAATTGTTGTTGGTGATCCATTGGGAGTAAGAGACatgaagagataaagagaaggattatttttgttaaaaataaaaataactcaattatgttgaaactttttaaaataaaaaaatgactataATAACATTTTcaatggaaaataaaaaatgactatAATAACATTTTCAATGGAGAGAGTATATAGTTTGTCCATCTAATATTACAGCGAGCTGATTATCATTTGCCGCCATATTCTGCAAGACGGCAATGCAATGTATAACTCAATTTTAAAACAATACACTCCTTATAGGAATCCGCGGTACAACTAAGCAACTCCACCGATAAATATATCCCTAAATCGTGACGGTGTTATGCATACatggatttatttttaaaaaatgcttACATGAATTTATAGTCATCCAatagtgaatttttttattatcgTTTACTCAAGTACTCTTTCCGTTCCTAAATGATTCATAAAGTTATAaatgacacatgttttaatatataaagtataagagatataaaaaaataaaagaaagagaagaaatgTAGTGGAATGAGTGTTAATGAATTGTGTGGTTCATGgattattatttgtttaaaaatttttaatatttagactttgtctaattttggggGATGGtctaaaatgataaaactagtctattttttggggacggatggagtaaataATACTtcagtatatttttttatactctCACCGTCCCATTCTAATTgaactatttttctttttaggatgtctcactctaaatgatactccctccgtccagggCTACTCacacatttgcttttcggcacggagattaaggaatgagtgtatagcaaagtcaacaattgcggctgtaggtgataatttttactaaaaatggaaagagtgcaaataacttgggacgcccagaaaggaaaatagtgcaagtaacacgggacagagggagtacatttttaaaaatagaacatcactctctctacttttttattctctcttattttattcttttcactTAACTGACAAAACACAGttacataaaatcttgtgttgaaataaaaatacttcacttaagagcatccacaatggcggcgagcggaccggctagccgattcccgacGTTGGCCGGTctgctcgccgaaccattgcagccggccagcgccaaatcggcgagcgcacgccgattcccgagcgctggccgatgcgctcgccgatcggctggccgccatgcaggctcccgatcggtgagcgatcggccagccgattttttatttattttttatttaattttcgaaacactatatatacgtgatttgcacgtcattttcattcgtaccacttgttttaacgagttttctctctatcttaatttttgtacaagagcaacaatgCGAAATGAGtagcgcgggtggtagtagtggtggtggtggtggggatgctgaggagtacgaacggcgaatgaacgaagagttggaggcaTATACGTCCCGTGAGATAAACCGGTTGATACAAAGGTCCTTACAGCCGGCGGTACCacgacctcgacccgttgtccaccgccgagcagtgattgagagggatcacgtagctgcacatcagcggctatatgaagactacttcgcaccggagccgcggttcaatgccaaccttttcaggcggcgttttaggatgagcatggccctgtttatgcgtattgtcgacgctttggagcgtcgatatatg
This sequence is a window from Salvia splendens isolate huo1 chromosome 5, SspV2, whole genome shotgun sequence. Protein-coding genes within it:
- the LOC121805963 gene encoding oxygen-evolving enhancer protein 1, chloroplastic: MATSSLQAAATLMQPGKVGRSSLQLRPAQGVSKAFGIEPSAARLTCSLQDFAHKCTDAAKIASFALASSALLVSGASAEGVPKRLTFDEIQSKTYLEVKGTGTANQCPTIDGGVDAFAFKPGKYNAKKFCLEPTSFTVKAEGVSKNSPAEFQKTKLMTRLTYTLDEIEGPLEVSQDGTLKFEEKDGIDYAAVTVQLPGGERVPFLFTIKNLVASGKPESFSGEFLVPSYRGSSFLDPKGRGGSTGYDNAVALPAGGRGDEEELEKENNKNVASLTGNITLSVTKSKPETGEVIGVFESIQPSDTDLGSKAPKDVKIQGVWYAQLE
- the LOC121803854 gene encoding E3 ubiquitin-protein ligase CIP8-like; protein product: MLPSQIPIDEMFDLDAALTMADEPIDSHEEVEDESKAKAASRLLDQLPTVEGGGDCAVCSEGLCLGGAAKRIPCGHVFHHDCILRWLSVVCSCPLCRQNCSPPGTISPV
- the LOC121803464 gene encoding uncharacterized protein At4g04775-like, whose product is MSSSSQHSSRTWPRFEAVVCDHGLEADVVTSNTNANPGRRFYRCQVWKEDDCKFFRWIDPSLSPNQEYFFKKLKLDRDNVQRALRDRVAKQDALDESVRSKTVEVEALQGVVAQLQRQNRNLKVVICMLCIVLWILL